The following DNA comes from Pseudomonadota bacterium.
TAAAAGAAGAACAGAAGATTGGTGAGCGTTACATAGGTAAAATCGGGAGCTCACACTGGTTGTCATCCTTTGTGTCCCTTGGTATACTTGGTGAAATAATGTGTGTTTTTCCCAATGTATTCTGCATTGATGATTTTACAGAGGTAAACATCTATGACCTCGTTTCAGGTCTTTTAAGGGTCTTCCAATACTACACATACAGCAATATATATAGTTTGAATGCTTCCCTCTTCTTCGGACCTGAGGGTCAGAAATATTTCCCCTGTTATTTTAGGGTTGTACCAAGGACCTTCCTCAACATGAGGGACTATGCACCTGATTTAAACTTCTTTCAGGCAATTCTTTCTGAGCCTGTAAGCGTGGTTATGCCAGAGGAACTGTGCAAGGGTATAAGGCAATATTTTTGACAAGCAAAAGAAAAAGGGATTAAATCCTTAAGGGGTATTCTATATATGAACGCCTTAGCAGCTAAAAATCAGAAATTGAAGTTTACCACCCGCCGCTCATTGCCTGGAGCATTTTACTCCCTGCTCCCTGCTCCCTGCTCCCTGCTCCTTACTGCTTACTCCTTACTGTTTCTCTTATGTCCCCTTATATCCTATAGCTATGAACGGGTTATATCCCTTTCCCCACAGATCACGGAATCCATCTATCTTCTTGGGGCAGGGGAGAAGCTCATAGGGGTTACAGAGTTATGTAAGAGACCAAAAGAAGCAGCAAAGAAGGAGAGGATTGGAACACCACTTCGACCTGACATAGAGAAGATTGTCTCATTGAGGCCTGATCTGGTACTTGGCACGAGAGAAGGGAATCCCCCATTGGCAATGGAGAGACTTAAAAGATTTGGCATGAAGGTGCACTATTTTGTTCGGCCAAAGACCTTAAATGACCTGTTGGGTAACTTTTTAATACTCTCACATCTGTTGATGAAGGACGAAATAGGGGAAAGAATTGTAAACAATGTGAAAAATTCTCTGGATGAAATCAAAACAGGGGAGAGGTATAGGGTTCTCTGGCAGGTTGGGGTAAACCCCTTGATAGTGGCTTCAGACACAAGTTTTGCGAATGATATTATACGTATAGCAGGTGGGATAAATATAGTTGAGACCGAGATGCCATACCCGAGGATGAATATAGAGGAGGTAATGGTGAAAGGGCCCCAGATAATAGTTCTAATGGATATGGGGTATAATATTGAGCTGGAGATGAAACAATGGAGGAAATATGTGAAAGATGCACGTTTTGTTGTTATGGATTCCTATATAGTGGGAAGTCCAACACCTGTGAGTTTTTTAGAGGCAGTAAATAAGCTTGCAGAAGCCTTTAAGAATGTAGAATGAAGAATGTAGAATTAAAAGAAAGAAGTCAGTCTCGCAGGGCGGTATCAGAAGACAGGAGTCAGAATAACTCCGAACTCCAAACTCCGAACTCCAAACTCCGCAACAAAAGGATTTGTATCACCTTTATTATCTTAATAATTTTTTTACTCGCATCTATCATTTTATCCTTAAGTTACGGGAAAAATGTATACGTTACATTTAACAGTTTTTTTGCAGATGAAGGTTTTGGTCTTGTCCTGAGAAAGATAAGGGTGCCGAGAACAGTAATAGCCTTTCTTGTTGGGGGTTCTCTCGGCATTTGCGGGGTTACCTTGCAATCAATACTTAGGAACCCTCTTGCAGAACCGTATACCCTCGGTATATCCGGTGGTGCCTCATTGGGGGTTACGCTATCAACTGTATTAGGGATGCAGAACTACCTTGGTATGTATGGTAACCCGCTTATGGGATTCATAGGGGCCATGTTCTCGGTCTTTATTGTGTATGTTTTATCGAGACGGAAACTCTTTGATCCTAATAGTATGGTGCTTTTTGGGATTGTGGTAAGCCTCGTTTTTTCATCCTTTGTCTTTTTTCTGTTCTCAATATTGGATCCGGACAGGATGCAGATTACCCTCATGTGGTTGATGGGGGACCTATCAAGCCTTGATATCTCTCTTGTATATGCATATATCCCTATGTTTCTCCTGCCTGCTTTCATTCTTTTCCTTTTTGTAAAGGAGCTTGATATACTCACCCTCGGTAGTGAAAAGGCACAGTATCTTGGAGTAGACCCGCCAAGGATGTATAAGGTGTTATTTCTTTTAACATCAATCCTTACAGGATTATGTGTTTCTGCATCAGGCATTATAGGGTTTGTTGGTCTTATTGTTCCCCATGTATTAAGAAATATCATTGGGGCAAACCATACTTTATTGCTTATTTCTTCTTATATTGGCGGTGCTTTCTTCCTGATAATGTCAGATGTATTTTCTCGTTATCTCTTATATCCTGTTGAACTCCCCGTTGGTGTTGTAACTGGTATACTTGGTGGATTCATATTGCTTTTTTTGGTTGTGAGAAAGACATGAATGGGGGAACTATATTTTCAGTGTGCAATGTAACGTTTAGTTACGGGCGGCATAGAGTCCTCCATGATATAAACCTTGAGGTCAAAAAAGGGGAGGTTGTTGGCATAATTGGACCAAATGGAGCAGGTAAAAGTACCCTTCTTAAACTTCTTGCGGGATACCTGATACCGGATGAGGGCTCCATAACCTTTCTGGGCCGTGATTTAAAGGACTATGACAAAAGGGAGCTCGCAAGGCATATGGCTACCCTTCCCCAAACACTTGATA
Coding sequences within:
- a CDS encoding iron ABC transporter permease, encoding MKNVELKERSQSRRAVSEDRSQNNSELQTPNSKLRNKRICITFIILIIFLLASIILSLSYGKNVYVTFNSFFADEGFGLVLRKIRVPRTVIAFLVGGSLGICGVTLQSILRNPLAEPYTLGISGGASLGVTLSTVLGMQNYLGMYGNPLMGFIGAMFSVFIVYVLSRRKLFDPNSMVLFGIVVSLVFSSFVFFLFSILDPDRMQITLMWLMGDLSSLDISLVYAYIPMFLLPAFILFLFVKELDILTLGSEKAQYLGVDPPRMYKVLFLLTSILTGLCVSASGIIGFVGLIVPHVLRNIIGANHTLLLISSYIGGAFFLIMSDVFSRYLLYPVELPVGVVTGILGGFILLFLVVRKT
- a CDS encoding helical backbone metal receptor, with protein sequence MNALAAKNQKLKFTTRRSLPGAFYSLLPAPCSLLLTAYSLLFLLCPLISYSYERVISLSPQITESIYLLGAGEKLIGVTELCKRPKEAAKKERIGTPLRPDIEKIVSLRPDLVLGTREGNPPLAMERLKRFGMKVHYFVRPKTLNDLLGNFLILSHLLMKDEIGERIVNNVKNSLDEIKTGERYRVLWQVGVNPLIVASDTSFANDIIRIAGGINIVETEMPYPRMNIEEVMVKGPQIIVLMDMGYNIELEMKQWRKYVKDARFVVMDSYIVGSPTPVSFLEAVNKLAEAFKNVE